A region from the Halomarina litorea genome encodes:
- a CDS encoding NAD(P)-dependent oxidoreductase produces MKVTVFGATTATGRAIAEAALDAGHAVTVLAQEPQEFPLDAERLRVLEGDVFDIPTVETAIRGADAVCTAFDEPLDQLPGTDLGDAMENVLDVLSRFQTSRIVVVTAPNGTAEKPGLRARLTNLVGNHERAATEDDQEALVRASTADWTIVRPTGLTDGPATGDYRVEIDEDAESGSLSRADLARFVVDHLDADAYRHQVVTVAG; encoded by the coding sequence ATGAAGGTCACTGTCTTCGGTGCGACCACGGCGACGGGGCGGGCCATCGCCGAGGCCGCCCTCGACGCCGGCCACGCCGTGACCGTCCTCGCCCAGGAACCCCAGGAGTTCCCCCTCGACGCCGAGCGACTGCGGGTGCTGGAGGGCGACGTCTTCGACATCCCGACGGTCGAGACGGCCATCCGGGGGGCGGACGCGGTCTGTACGGCGTTCGACGAACCGCTCGACCAGTTGCCGGGGACGGACCTCGGGGACGCGATGGAGAACGTCCTCGACGTGCTCTCGCGGTTCCAGACCTCGCGCATCGTCGTCGTCACCGCCCCCAACGGGACCGCCGAGAAGCCCGGTCTCCGCGCGCGCCTCACGAACCTCGTCGGGAACCACGAGCGCGCGGCGACCGAGGACGACCAGGAGGCCCTCGTGCGGGCGAGCACGGCCGACTGGACCATCGTCCGGCCGACGGGACTGACCGACGGGCCGGCGACGGGCGACTACCGCGTGGAGATCGACGAGGACGCCGAGAGCGGGTCGCTCTCGCGGGCCGACCTCGCGCGGTTCGTCGTCGACCACCTCGACGCCGACGCCTACCGCCACCAGGTCGTCACCGTCGCCGGGTGA
- a CDS encoding Sec-independent protein translocase subunit TatA/TatB, whose protein sequence is MYQPVPLFPGMPGGIEMFVVLLVVVLLFGANKLPKLARSSGQAMGEFKKGREEVDRELDAMRESASPTDDAPDDEGAASAARESATN, encoded by the coding sequence ATGTACCAGCCCGTACCGCTGTTCCCCGGCATGCCCGGTGGAATCGAGATGTTCGTCGTCCTGCTCGTCGTCGTCCTCCTGTTCGGGGCGAACAAACTCCCGAAGCTCGCCCGCTCCAGCGGGCAGGCGATGGGCGAGTTCAAGAAAGGACGCGAGGAGGTCGACCGTGAACTCGACGCGATGCGCGAGTCCGCCTCCCCGACTGACGACGCCCCCGACGACGAAGGGGCCGCCTCGGCCGCCCGCGAATCCGCGACCAACTGA
- a CDS encoding DUF7120 family protein, whose amino-acid sequence MPSMEVSLPDRIDSQIQRLVEQGDFLNREQAYEELVSMGISAYTTTEDTPDEMADDLFSQAVDDQQDPAARTDLDDGGY is encoded by the coding sequence ATGCCAAGCATGGAGGTGTCGCTTCCGGACCGCATCGACAGCCAGATTCAGCGCCTCGTCGAGCAGGGCGACTTCCTGAACCGCGAGCAGGCCTACGAGGAACTCGTCTCGATGGGTATCTCGGCGTACACGACGACCGAGGACACCCCCGACGAGATGGCCGACGACCTGTTCTCGCAGGCCGTCGACGACCAGCAAGACCCCGCCGCCCGGACCGACCTCGACGACGGCGGCTACTGA
- a CDS encoding asparaginase, which produces MTASVTVLTTGGTIASTGSERGAVPSEDGAALLAAVPGVHDHVDVTVRDVLRRPSFALSLDDVASVVDAVREAVEGGADGVVVTHGTDTMEETAYLLDLVCSLDAPVVLTGAQRRPDELGADGPSNLLTAVRAASHDRLRGASGVYVAFDEALHAARDVTKGHTSALSAFVSPESGPVARVERDGVRFHREPGSRSVSVPAVPTDVAVATVTSGLGASARRVEHALADGVDGIVVEGTGLGNVTPRVGDAVGEAVDRGVPVVVTSRCRAGRVAPVYGTPGGGETLARRGVVGGGDLPAWKARLKLTCVLAALGDDATVESVRDAFEEGI; this is translated from the coding sequence ATGACCGCATCCGTGACGGTGCTGACCACCGGCGGGACTATCGCGAGCACCGGGAGCGAACGCGGCGCGGTGCCGAGCGAGGACGGCGCCGCCCTCCTCGCGGCCGTCCCCGGCGTCCATGACCACGTCGACGTGACGGTCCGCGACGTCCTGCGGCGACCGAGTTTCGCCCTCTCGCTGGACGACGTGGCGAGCGTCGTCGACGCCGTCCGCGAGGCCGTCGAAGGGGGTGCCGACGGCGTCGTCGTCACCCACGGCACCGACACGATGGAGGAGACCGCCTACCTCCTCGACCTCGTCTGCTCGCTCGACGCGCCCGTCGTCCTCACGGGGGCACAGCGGCGGCCCGACGAACTCGGCGCCGACGGGCCGAGCAACCTCCTGACGGCCGTCCGGGCGGCGAGCCACGACCGCCTGCGGGGGGCGAGCGGCGTCTACGTCGCCTTCGACGAGGCACTCCACGCCGCACGCGACGTGACGAAAGGGCACACCAGCGCGCTCTCGGCGTTCGTCTCGCCCGAGTCGGGCCCGGTCGCCCGCGTCGAACGCGACGGCGTCAGGTTCCACCGCGAACCCGGGAGTCGCTCGGTGAGCGTCCCCGCCGTCCCCACCGACGTCGCCGTCGCGACGGTCACGTCGGGCCTTGGCGCGAGCGCGCGCAGGGTCGAACACGCGCTCGCGGACGGCGTCGACGGCATCGTCGTGGAGGGGACGGGTCTCGGCAACGTCACTCCGCGCGTGGGCGACGCCGTCGGCGAGGCCGTCGACCGCGGCGTGCCCGTCGTCGTCACCTCGCGCTGTCGCGCCGGGCGCGTCGCACCCGTCTACGGGACGCCCGGCGGCGGCGAGACGCTGGCCCGCCGCGGCGTCGTCGGCGGCGGGGACCTCCCCGCGTGGAAGGCGCGGCTGAAGCTCACGTGCGTGCTCGCGGCGCTCGGCGACGACGCGACGGTCGAGTCCGTCCGCGACGCGTTCGAAGAAGGAATCTGA
- a CDS encoding MFS transporter has product MKWRYANTVLALCTLAFFATMVARLVISPVVPDIGEAFSVSTSAVGLALTGMWAAYALTQFPSGLLGDRFGERRVILTAVGGTVVTSALLTVVPSYALFVVATVCLGAAAGLHYSVATSLLTRQFADIGRAIGIHVAGGPLAGLLAPVAAALVGARYGWRWALALGVAAAIPVFALFARYVEPTPPRLPDRPMRDRMELRPLAELLSRPQIAYTTGLAVLGAFTWQATASFLPAFLEQGRDLPQTTAGLLFSLYFVVHGLTQPVMGSISDRYPRDLTVAGTMGVGIVGYGLLVVGRAVPVLVVGVVLAGLAMSWGAPLQSRFMDLLGDSERGAGFGLVRTVYMTLGASGSVVVGVVSDLAGWTTAFALLAGLMVVGFASISGVALLSGQ; this is encoded by the coding sequence GTGAAGTGGCGGTACGCCAACACGGTCCTCGCTCTCTGTACGCTCGCGTTCTTCGCGACGATGGTCGCCCGACTCGTCATCAGTCCCGTCGTCCCCGACATCGGGGAGGCGTTCTCCGTCTCCACGAGCGCCGTCGGCCTCGCGCTGACGGGGATGTGGGCCGCCTACGCGCTGACGCAGTTCCCGAGCGGGCTGTTGGGCGACCGCTTCGGCGAGCGCAGAGTCATCCTCACGGCCGTCGGGGGAACCGTCGTCACGAGCGCCCTGCTCACCGTCGTCCCCTCCTACGCGCTGTTCGTCGTCGCAACGGTCTGTCTCGGCGCGGCGGCGGGCCTCCACTACAGCGTCGCCACCTCCCTGCTCACGCGCCAGTTCGCGGACATCGGGCGGGCCATCGGCATCCACGTCGCCGGCGGCCCCCTCGCCGGACTGCTCGCGCCCGTCGCCGCCGCCCTCGTCGGCGCGCGCTACGGGTGGCGCTGGGCGCTCGCGCTCGGCGTGGCGGCGGCGATTCCGGTGTTCGCCCTCTTCGCGCGCTACGTCGAGCCGACACCGCCGCGCCTGCCCGACCGCCCGATGCGCGACCGGATGGAGCTCCGCCCGCTCGCGGAACTGCTCTCGCGCCCCCAGATCGCGTACACGACCGGACTGGCGGTGCTCGGCGCGTTCACGTGGCAGGCCACCGCGTCGTTCCTCCCGGCGTTCCTAGAGCAGGGACGCGACCTGCCCCAGACGACCGCGGGACTGTTGTTCTCGCTCTACTTCGTCGTCCACGGCCTCACGCAACCCGTGATGGGGTCCATCTCCGACCGCTATCCGCGTGACCTGACGGTGGCGGGGACGATGGGCGTGGGTATCGTCGGGTACGGCCTGCTGGTGGTCGGGCGGGCGGTGCCGGTGCTCGTCGTCGGCGTCGTCCTCGCGGGGCTGGCGATGAGCTGGGGCGCGCCGCTCCAGTCGCGGTTCATGGACCTCCTGGGCGACTCGGAGCGCGGGGCCGGCTTCGGCCTCGTCCGGACGGTGTACATGACATTGGGGGCGTCGGGGAGCGTCGTCGTGGGCGTCGTCTCGGACCTCGCGGGGTGGACGACGGCGTTCGCGCTACTGGCGGGGCTGATGGTCGTGGGCTTCGCCTCCATCTCCGGGGTTGCGCTGCTGAGCGGGCAGTGA
- a CDS encoding sporulation protein has protein sequence MKKILASIGIGNATVDTVLPSETVRPGESVDAEVHITGGNAAQEVGAIRLELETRFLTEDGHREVDIDRFTIAEGLTIEPGQEETRSVTIDVPYETPVTVGNVSVWVETELDIDLAVDPEDKDYLDVRPTPRLQAVFDAMEELGFTIKSAECEADPYGRYTTGRRFVQEFEFRPTSGRFRGTLDEIELVARPGPDELVLFVEVDRRGGLLSELAETDESRVQTTITSTDVSRVRDELESLIGQYA, from the coding sequence ATGAAGAAGATCCTCGCGAGCATCGGTATCGGTAACGCCACCGTCGACACAGTCCTCCCCTCCGAGACCGTCCGCCCCGGCGAGTCGGTCGACGCGGAGGTCCACATCACCGGCGGGAACGCGGCCCAGGAGGTGGGTGCCATCCGCCTCGAACTGGAGACGCGCTTCCTGACCGAGGACGGCCACCGTGAGGTCGATATCGACCGGTTCACCATCGCCGAGGGCCTCACCATCGAACCCGGACAGGAGGAGACCCGCTCGGTCACCATCGACGTCCCCTACGAGACGCCGGTGACGGTCGGCAACGTCTCGGTCTGGGTGGAGACGGAACTCGACATCGACCTCGCGGTCGACCCCGAGGACAAGGACTACCTCGACGTCCGACCCACCCCCCGCCTCCAGGCCGTCTTCGACGCGATGGAGGAACTCGGCTTCACCATCAAGAGCGCCGAGTGCGAGGCCGACCCCTACGGCCGGTACACGACGGGTCGCCGGTTCGTCCAGGAGTTCGAGTTCCGCCCCACCTCGGGGCGGTTCCGCGGCACGCTCGACGAGATCGAACTCGTCGCCCGCCCCGGCCCGGACGAACTCGTCCTGTTCGTCGAGGTCGACCGACGCGGCGGCCTGCTCAGCGAACTCGCGGAGACCGACGAGAGCAGGGTCCAGACCACTATCACCTCGACGGACGTCTCGCGGGTCCGTGACGAACTGGAGTCGCTCATCGGGCAGTACGCCTGA
- a CDS encoding metal-dependent hydrolase, protein MPDLLSHALIAYSLCTLLALRYDWLAPRYVTVGMAGAFVPDLAKADLLVEGATVGSALGVPFDWFGLHTLGGAAVAVLVGVVLVASEERARVGSLLSLGAASHLVADAFLAKAASVSYPVFWPITQYHPPTPGLYLSTDYWPAVATGVVALCVWALVRRPGGLPDRGRLH, encoded by the coding sequence ATGCCTGACCTGCTCTCGCACGCCCTCATCGCCTACTCGCTGTGTACCCTCCTCGCGCTCCGGTACGACTGGCTCGCGCCGCGGTACGTCACCGTCGGGATGGCGGGGGCGTTCGTCCCGGACCTCGCGAAGGCGGACCTCCTCGTCGAGGGGGCCACCGTGGGGAGCGCCCTCGGCGTCCCGTTCGACTGGTTCGGCCTCCACACGCTCGGGGGGGCGGCCGTCGCCGTCCTCGTCGGCGTCGTCCTCGTCGCGAGCGAGGAACGCGCGCGGGTCGGGTCGCTCCTCTCGCTCGGTGCCGCCTCGCACCTGGTCGCCGACGCGTTCCTCGCGAAGGCGGCGAGCGTCTCCTACCCCGTGTTCTGGCCGATCACGCAGTACCACCCACCGACGCCGGGGCTGTACCTGAGTACGGACTACTGGCCGGCGGTCGCGACCGGCGTCGTCGCGCTCTGCGTCTGGGCGCTGGTTCGCAGGCCGGGCGGTCTCCCCGACAGGGGTAGACTGCACTGA
- a CDS encoding lipopolysaccharide biosynthesis protein — MKNDRESEANGIQRQFGRDFGRYLLSTILPAALGISTIVVLTRSFAPTDYGHYSLTMVAVTVTTTVMTGWLSQSVLRLEPEVDNEALLSTVWIALSTIVVLLAGASIAVGILAYGDLGPFRPYFVAGALFVAAESLFVVVQALLQARLQSGIVATIKVVRAVGRFVLGVGVALAITNHLSGWFFGAAVATGVTAFSAVPIARLIPSQIQFDGRVLQRMATFGLPMIGWLLGMNVLNFIDQILIQALLGSRSVGIYASNYSLANKALPLIFAPIVQAAHPIVMNIWDGGNHERVRQTVTQLTRYYLLFGAPITTLVALYGEPMSSLVLSQQYEVGYLVIPFVAVSVFIWNLAMFVHKGLEVTDKTHLMLAGVVFASVINVALNIVLIREYGYLGASIATFLSFAGYLLFVLVIVEWVLPWRPPLRTGRNILIGLLPTTLTVLTTYTLLGRTPLAMFVSLVPSLLLYFVTLHLLNEFDPQELEQIRETLIRGVHRE, encoded by the coding sequence GTGAAAAACGATCGGGAGTCAGAGGCCAATGGTATCCAGAGGCAGTTCGGTCGCGATTTCGGTCGATATCTCCTCTCAACAATCCTGCCCGCCGCGCTCGGGATATCGACTATTGTCGTTCTGACACGGTCGTTTGCGCCAACTGATTATGGGCACTATTCGTTGACAATGGTCGCTGTGACCGTCACCACAACGGTGATGACGGGATGGCTGAGTCAGTCCGTCCTCCGTCTGGAACCAGAGGTTGACAACGAGGCATTGTTATCAACTGTTTGGATTGCACTCAGTACAATCGTCGTCCTCCTCGCTGGGGCGAGCATTGCAGTTGGTATCCTAGCATACGGTGACCTTGGACCGTTTCGTCCCTATTTTGTCGCGGGGGCACTATTCGTCGCTGCCGAGTCCTTGTTCGTCGTCGTCCAAGCACTCCTGCAGGCGAGACTTCAGTCTGGCATCGTTGCCACGATCAAGGTTGTGAGAGCAGTTGGTCGGTTCGTTCTTGGAGTCGGCGTCGCGCTCGCCATCACGAACCACCTGTCCGGTTGGTTCTTCGGCGCGGCTGTCGCAACAGGCGTGACAGCCTTTTCGGCTGTCCCAATAGCCCGACTGATACCGAGCCAGATTCAATTTGACGGAAGAGTCCTGCAACGGATGGCGACTTTTGGTCTGCCGATGATCGGGTGGCTCCTGGGTATGAACGTGCTGAACTTCATTGATCAAATCCTCATCCAAGCCCTCTTGGGGAGCAGGTCGGTCGGCATCTACGCGTCGAACTACTCGCTGGCAAACAAGGCTCTACCCCTTATTTTTGCTCCGATTGTTCAGGCAGCACATCCGATAGTTATGAATATCTGGGACGGCGGCAACCACGAACGAGTCCGCCAGACCGTGACGCAGCTAACCCGCTATTATCTTCTTTTCGGAGCACCAATAACAACGCTGGTGGCACTCTACGGCGAACCGATGAGCTCTCTTGTGCTCAGCCAACAGTACGAGGTCGGATACCTTGTCATCCCTTTTGTCGCAGTCAGTGTTTTCATCTGGAACTTGGCGATGTTCGTCCATAAAGGGCTTGAGGTAACCGATAAGACGCATCTAATGTTAGCGGGTGTCGTTTTTGCATCGGTCATAAACGTCGCTCTCAACATAGTACTTATCCGGGAGTACGGCTACCTCGGTGCCAGTATAGCGACGTTCCTCAGCTTTGCCGGATACCTCCTGTTCGTACTTGTCATTGTCGAGTGGGTGCTCCCGTGGCGCCCTCCTCTTCGGACGGGTCGGAATATTCTTATCGGGCTTCTGCCAACCACTCTGACGGTGCTTACGACGTACACCCTGCTGGGCCGCACGCCTCTTGCGATGTTCGTGTCGCTCGTTCCGAGTTTGTTACTGTACTTCGTCACTCTACACCTACTCAACGAATTCGATCCTCAAGAGTTGGAGCAGATCCGAGAAACACTCATCCGGGGGGTACATCGTGAGTAA
- a CDS encoding glycosyltransferase family 4 protein, which produces MSNIALYHPVMGTGGGEAVLMNVLEVLENDHEITLFTLSDVDFDRLNEYFGTTANGVPVRRFDGPGDALRRSHRWTQAVSPRGLGRLHACLFARLVRTVDDDYDLVVSTFGEFDFDCPSIQYIHYPMFGRHLIPADIERRGTARVVYDYLCDAVAGQLFRHTTSGTLLANSDWTARITEGIYGRRPRTLYPPVDTREFDPVPWSERADGIVAIGRVDPSKRVETLIDITEGLWQRGHDLPLYIVGPIGEGRYSREIRRRAETTAGVHLVGAVSRQELIKYVCSYRYGLHGMRYEHFGIAVAELVAGGALPFIHDSGGQCEIVDESALRYRSVDDAIRKIEAVHTNSDKQRDIIENLPDIESRFGRSRFKRVFRRTVETVLDSASQ; this is translated from the coding sequence GTGAGTAACATCGCGCTCTACCACCCCGTCATGGGAACCGGGGGTGGGGAGGCAGTGCTGATGAACGTGCTTGAGGTTTTGGAGAACGACCATGAAATCACTCTGTTCACACTCTCCGATGTGGACTTTGACAGATTAAATGAGTACTTTGGGACGACAGCGAATGGGGTTCCTGTTCGGCGCTTCGACGGGCCCGGTGATGCGCTCCGGCGGTCGCACCGATGGACCCAAGCGGTGTCCCCCAGAGGACTTGGACGGCTCCACGCGTGCCTCTTCGCGCGGCTAGTGCGGACAGTTGACGACGACTACGACCTCGTTGTCAGCACATTCGGCGAATTCGATTTCGATTGTCCTTCGATCCAGTACATTCACTATCCAATGTTCGGCCGACATCTGATTCCTGCCGACATTGAGCGGCGCGGCACTGCTCGCGTCGTCTACGACTATCTCTGTGATGCCGTCGCCGGTCAGTTGTTCCGGCACACTACGTCGGGGACGCTCCTCGCAAACTCCGACTGGACGGCCAGAATCACAGAAGGGATCTACGGTCGGAGACCGCGGACACTCTACCCGCCCGTCGACACACGAGAATTCGATCCGGTCCCTTGGTCGGAACGCGCTGACGGAATCGTCGCTATCGGCCGCGTTGATCCGAGCAAGCGCGTCGAGACGCTTATCGACATCACGGAGGGGCTTTGGCAGCGCGGCCACGACCTGCCGCTATACATCGTCGGTCCAATCGGCGAGGGGAGGTATTCACGGGAAATCCGGAGACGGGCGGAGACGACGGCAGGTGTCCATCTCGTGGGGGCCGTCTCTCGGCAGGAGCTCATAAAGTATGTCTGCTCATATCGTTATGGACTCCACGGGATGCGATACGAACACTTCGGCATCGCCGTGGCCGAACTCGTCGCCGGCGGTGCGCTCCCATTCATCCATGACAGCGGTGGGCAGTGCGAGATAGTAGACGAGTCGGCTCTTCGATACCGATCGGTAGACGACGCTATTCGGAAGATCGAAGCAGTTCATACCAACTCCGACAAACAACGGGATATCATCGAAAACTTGCCCGATATCGAGAGCAGATTCGGCCGGTCCCGGTTTAAACGGGTATTCCGACGGACTGTCGAGACAGTGCTAGACAGTGCAAGTCAGTGA
- a CDS encoding O-antigen ligase family protein produces MTATLVCTLLFLAPIVGSLLATNDAIPLPLLIGLGIGAVPYIAIVLYKRRFLEGSLAALVVLSTMGADVPILPGATDYPGHVIGDILLVYGAILALGTVLVWRQESFEHSLPTLSLAAFVGWSIVSALFGGGPKSTIALQYSMFMGLGLVVFVLVQHIIRTGYIEFCSLVAMMVVAVAGHTAVAVAQMFNQGAFGLHRLGEGADIVVATASFPFGDVAMGTFVSGFTAMSFNLANLLVLTIPILLVFVARAGRARPLISLWAVVSFGVVRATTTDAGRGGLLVAIVCLCSLLLYTYRRRAISIFRSQSDKWTGSALQIFPAILGPLVVLYPSSAAGESSARSDVTESSNAKPSANHSQEGTTPAKSAVEDPTAVEELLEWLTSSSVPLFDLSNIGIRLQQYLVGIELFVRNPLVGIGGMNYVLMAEQYGITPRPGERLPLPIHNIYVALLAETGLVGFLLYVGTLALVLVYGVRLLRTPATDRSLVAATVAGIVGTLAFGFWDILQLYSGTGFFPLWILAGAIVGEYSRVTH; encoded by the coding sequence TTGACAGCTACTCTCGTCTGTACGCTCCTATTTCTCGCCCCGATTGTCGGCAGTCTTCTTGCGACGAATGACGCGATTCCGCTCCCTCTCTTAATTGGTCTCGGAATCGGAGCAGTACCCTATATCGCTATCGTCCTCTACAAGCGACGATTCCTCGAAGGAAGCCTCGCCGCCCTCGTCGTACTCTCAACGATGGGCGCGGATGTCCCGATTTTGCCAGGGGCAACGGACTACCCTGGCCACGTCATCGGCGATATTCTCCTCGTTTACGGAGCTATCTTGGCACTCGGGACAGTACTCGTCTGGCGACAGGAGTCCTTCGAGCATTCGCTTCCGACGCTGTCACTTGCCGCATTTGTTGGGTGGTCGATCGTTTCGGCACTATTTGGCGGTGGTCCGAAATCAACTATCGCGCTCCAGTACAGCATGTTCATGGGGCTCGGTCTCGTTGTGTTCGTTCTCGTCCAGCATATTATCAGAACGGGGTATATCGAGTTCTGTTCGCTTGTAGCAATGATGGTCGTCGCAGTGGCCGGACACACTGCCGTCGCCGTTGCTCAGATGTTCAATCAGGGTGCGTTTGGGTTGCACCGGCTGGGTGAAGGGGCAGACATCGTTGTTGCGACCGCCTCGTTTCCGTTCGGCGACGTCGCGATGGGGACGTTCGTTAGCGGATTCACAGCGATGTCTTTCAACTTGGCAAATCTCCTCGTCCTGACCATCCCGATACTACTCGTCTTCGTCGCTCGCGCTGGTCGGGCCCGTCCCCTGATTTCCCTCTGGGCAGTCGTCTCGTTTGGTGTCGTCAGGGCGACAACGACTGATGCAGGTCGTGGTGGACTACTGGTTGCAATTGTATGTCTGTGTAGTCTGCTTTTGTACACGTACCGTCGCCGGGCTATCTCGATCTTTCGCTCGCAGTCCGACAAGTGGACCGGAAGCGCCCTCCAGATTTTCCCGGCTATTCTTGGTCCATTGGTGGTCCTCTACCCCTCGTCGGCAGCCGGGGAATCCTCGGCACGCAGCGACGTGACCGAGTCGTCGAACGCTAAACCGTCGGCCAACCACTCTCAGGAGGGAACGACACCGGCTAAATCAGCGGTAGAAGACCCAACGGCGGTCGAAGAGCTCCTTGAGTGGCTCACCTCGAGTTCTGTCCCACTGTTCGACCTCTCAAATATCGGCATTAGACTACAGCAGTACCTTGTCGGTATCGAACTGTTCGTTCGCAACCCATTGGTCGGTATTGGTGGGATGAACTACGTTCTAATGGCTGAACAGTACGGAATCACACCTCGTCCCGGCGAGCGTTTACCACTTCCAATTCACAACATCTACGTCGCGCTCCTCGCAGAGACGGGACTCGTTGGATTCCTTCTGTACGTCGGCACGCTCGCGCTCGTTTTAGTGTACGGCGTGCGCCTCCTGCGAACTCCGGCGACCGACCGATCTCTCGTTGCGGCAACAGTCGCGGGCATTGTAGGCACCCTTGCGTTCGGGTTCTGGGACATTCTTCAACTGTACTCCGGGACTGGTTTCTTCCCACTATGGATTCTCGCCGGGGCAATTGTTGGTGAATATTCCCGAGTCACTCACTGA
- a CDS encoding glycosyltransferase, with translation MARNIDDAENADGGSGLPFSVVLPVYRGDDARNFNTAVESLRTQTETPTEVVVIADGPLTRSLENSLKRWCEEFPAEFRVDWIPKNRGLGNALRTGVRECSHDLVARMDADDISVSDRFERQLEYLSDNPTVDVIGGQLAEFGTNPDKVTSLRRVPLRHEEIATMARSRSPMNHATVMFRREAVLAAGNYRPVEPMEDYDLWVRMLIDGAKFANLPDVLLKMRAGDGLYERRSGLEYGREELRRQTDFLRWGFIGPFRFCLNLLLRLPVRFVPGRVRGYIYERLFRDTPTPT, from the coding sequence ATGGCTAGGAATATAGATGACGCTGAAAATGCAGACGGAGGCAGTGGTCTCCCGTTCTCGGTCGTCCTGCCTGTCTATCGGGGGGACGACGCTCGCAATTTCAATACGGCTGTCGAGAGCCTCCGCACACAAACCGAGACGCCCACAGAGGTTGTCGTCATCGCAGACGGACCCCTAACCAGATCACTCGAAAACTCCCTCAAGAGATGGTGTGAAGAGTTCCCAGCTGAATTTCGGGTCGATTGGATCCCGAAAAACCGTGGTCTCGGCAACGCGCTCCGAACCGGAGTTCGAGAGTGCTCGCATGATCTGGTCGCCCGGATGGACGCCGACGATATTTCTGTCTCAGACCGGTTCGAACGACAACTCGAATATCTCTCTGACAACCCCACTGTTGATGTCATCGGCGGACAGTTGGCCGAGTTCGGAACTAACCCTGACAAAGTAACGTCTCTTCGTCGGGTACCACTACGACACGAAGAGATTGCCACGATGGCTCGTTCGAGATCACCAATGAACCACGCCACGGTAATGTTCCGCCGCGAGGCCGTACTGGCTGCCGGGAACTACCGCCCAGTCGAGCCGATGGAGGATTACGATCTCTGGGTCCGGATGCTCATTGATGGGGCGAAATTCGCAAACCTCCCAGATGTACTTCTCAAGATGCGGGCCGGAGATGGGCTTTACGAGCGACGGAGCGGATTGGAGTACGGACGCGAGGAACTCAGACGACAGACCGACTTCCTCCGTTGGGGATTCATCGGCCCGTTCCGGTTCTGTCTCAATCTCCTGCTGCGTCTTCCGGTCCGGTTCGTCCCTGGACGGGTTCGCGGGTACATCTACGAGCGGCTCTTTAGGGATACCCCCACACCTACATGA